A stretch of Crossiella cryophila DNA encodes these proteins:
- the murJ gene encoding murein biosynthesis integral membrane protein MurJ, producing the protein MSETRQMDKPVPAKPQPSLAKASGSMAIATLASRVTGFLSRIVLVVVVGSGVITDSYQVGMTIPLQVYELLLGGVLTSIIVPLLVRAEKEDEDGGEAYTQRLLTMAPVILLVATVVMVLAAPLLTTIYVDGSSTSKARPDLVTAFAFLLLPEILFFGLGALFTAILNARGVFGLPAWAPVFNNLVVLITLGVYLLVPGDPTINPLAMSDPKLLVLGIGTTLGIVVQSLVVLPAMRRAGIRFKWRWGWDRRLTEFGTLALWMLVYVVLGLVGVIVVTRIATAALPGSMTSYNLAWQLFQLPYGILGFSLLTAIMPRMSKAAADNNVRGVVADLSLGSRLLTTMLLPLSAGMTVLGSQLGVALFFYGANTLSSAQQIGTTLAVSAFGLVPYAITMMQLRVFYAMKDARTPAMLQLVTVAVKIGLSILCVQVLDPHTMVLGLAFVNSMSFLVGAVAGNIWLRVRLGRLETGRLGRTFGLSLVGSLLGALTVVLVHTATLEFAPIGTSPRMIAWIVLIVGSMLGLAVAFGSMMLLKVTELNPAMSRITRLLRRR; encoded by the coding sequence GTGAGCGAGACGAGGCAGATGGACAAGCCGGTCCCGGCCAAGCCCCAGCCCTCACTGGCCAAGGCCAGCGGCTCGATGGCGATCGCCACCCTGGCCAGCCGGGTCACCGGGTTCCTGTCCCGGATCGTGCTGGTGGTGGTGGTCGGCTCCGGCGTGATCACCGACTCCTACCAGGTCGGCATGACCATCCCGCTGCAGGTCTACGAGCTGCTCCTGGGCGGCGTGCTGACCAGCATCATCGTGCCGCTGCTGGTGCGGGCGGAGAAGGAGGACGAGGACGGCGGCGAGGCGTACACCCAGCGCCTGCTGACCATGGCGCCGGTGATCCTGCTGGTGGCCACCGTGGTGATGGTGCTGGCCGCACCGCTGCTGACCACCATCTACGTCGACGGCAGCAGCACCAGCAAGGCCCGGCCGGACCTGGTCACCGCCTTCGCCTTCCTGCTGCTGCCGGAGATCCTCTTCTTCGGCCTCGGCGCGCTGTTCACCGCGATCCTCAACGCCCGCGGCGTGTTCGGCCTGCCGGCCTGGGCGCCGGTGTTCAACAACCTGGTCGTGCTGATCACGCTCGGCGTGTACCTGCTGGTCCCCGGTGACCCGACGATCAACCCGCTGGCCATGAGCGACCCGAAGCTGCTGGTGCTGGGCATCGGCACCACGCTGGGCATCGTGGTGCAGTCGCTGGTCGTGCTGCCCGCGATGCGCCGGGCCGGGATCAGGTTCAAGTGGCGCTGGGGCTGGGACCGCAGGCTCACCGAGTTCGGCACCCTGGCGCTGTGGATGCTGGTCTACGTGGTGCTCGGCCTGGTCGGCGTGATCGTGGTCACCCGGATCGCCACCGCCGCCCTGCCCGGCAGCATGACCTCGTACAACCTGGCCTGGCAGCTCTTCCAGCTGCCCTACGGCATCCTCGGCTTCTCCCTGCTCACCGCGATCATGCCGCGGATGAGCAAGGCGGCCGCGGACAACAACGTGCGCGGGGTGGTCGCCGACCTGTCCCTGGGCAGCCGCCTGCTGACCACCATGCTGCTGCCGCTGAGCGCGGGCATGACCGTGCTGGGCAGCCAGCTCGGCGTCGCGCTGTTCTTCTACGGCGCCAACACCCTCTCCAGCGCCCAGCAGATCGGCACCACGCTGGCGGTCTCCGCGTTCGGGCTGGTGCCCTACGCGATCACCATGATGCAGCTGCGGGTGTTCTACGCGATGAAGGACGCCCGCACCCCGGCCATGCTGCAGCTGGTCACGGTGGCGGTGAAGATCGGCCTGTCCATCCTGTGCGTGCAGGTGCTCGACCCGCACACCATGGTGCTCGGCCTCGCCTTCGTGAACTCGATGTCGTTCCTGGTGGGCGCGGTGGCAGGCAACATCTGGCTGCGGGTCCGGCTCGGCAGGCTGGAGACCGGGCGGCTGGGCCGCACCTTCGGGCTGTCCCTGGTCGGCTCGCTGCTGGGTGCGCTGACCGTGGTCCTGGTGCACACCGCGACGCTGGAGTTCGCCCCGATCGGCACCTCGCCGCGGATGATCGCCTGGATCGTCCTGATTGTCGGGAGCATGCTCGGACTGGCCGTCGCCTTCGGCTCGATGATGCTACTCAAGGTGACGGAGCTGAATCCGGCAATGTCACGGATCACCCGACTTTTGCGCCGCCGTTGA
- a CDS encoding MFS transporter gives MQTAEDSVAGRGQSPHKARAGLRHLLTNPGFFRLLGVKVTAQWGDGVFQAGLGSAVLFNPERAADPLAAAAGFAVIFLPYSVVGPFAGALLDRWDRRQVLLLSNVIRGVLVLVTAVAVLSGLTGPPLYVAALLTLGVSRFMLAGLSASLPHLVPREDLVEANAVAATLGAGMAVVGAGSAIGLRALLGAGDAGSGTVTAIAVLGSIGAALIMLGFRRGQLGPDEVNEPSRALVAIAHGLIDGARAAARTTSVAAGFVALIAHRLAYGALVLLGVLLLRNSFHDVGWLPSGMGGVGVIALAGGASILAAAFVTPPLVAKVGRRATITGSLVLAALTQLALTLTLSLPALLLSSFLIIGAGQVVKLCVDAAAQRDIGDETRGRVFALYDTLFNVSMVVSAGTVALLVPADGHSTGVMLGVVVVYLIGTLCYLLVERRGQAQASRTEATGRESG, from the coding sequence GTGCAGACGGCCGAAGACAGCGTGGCCGGTCGCGGCCAATCCCCGCACAAAGCTCGGGCCGGACTGCGCCATCTCCTGACCAATCCCGGGTTCTTCCGGCTGCTCGGCGTCAAGGTCACCGCCCAGTGGGGTGACGGCGTCTTCCAGGCCGGACTGGGCAGCGCGGTGCTGTTCAACCCCGAGCGCGCGGCCGATCCACTGGCCGCGGCCGCCGGGTTCGCGGTGATCTTCCTGCCCTACTCGGTGGTCGGCCCGTTCGCCGGCGCGCTGCTGGACCGCTGGGACCGCAGGCAGGTCCTGTTGCTGTCCAACGTGATCCGCGGGGTGCTGGTGCTGGTCACCGCGGTGGCCGTGCTGAGCGGGCTGACCGGCCCGCCGCTCTACGTGGCCGCGCTGCTCACCCTTGGCGTGAGCCGGTTCATGCTGGCCGGGCTGTCCGCCTCGCTGCCGCACCTGGTGCCCAGGGAGGACCTGGTCGAGGCGAACGCGGTGGCCGCCACCCTGGGCGCTGGCATGGCCGTGGTCGGTGCGGGCAGCGCGATCGGCCTGCGTGCCCTGCTCGGCGCCGGGGACGCGGGTTCCGGCACGGTCACCGCGATCGCGGTGCTCGGCTCGATCGGCGCGGCGCTGATCATGCTCGGCTTCCGGCGCGGCCAGCTCGGCCCGGACGAGGTCAACGAACCGTCCAGGGCGCTGGTCGCGATCGCGCACGGCCTGATCGACGGGGCCAGGGCGGCCGCCCGCACCACCAGCGTGGCCGCCGGGTTCGTCGCGCTCATCGCGCACCGGCTGGCCTACGGCGCGCTGGTGCTGCTCGGCGTGCTGCTGCTGCGCAACTCATTCCACGACGTTGGCTGGCTGCCCTCGGGCATGGGCGGGGTCGGCGTGATCGCGCTGGCCGGCGGCGCGAGCATCCTGGCCGCCGCCTTCGTCACGCCACCGCTGGTGGCCAAGGTCGGCCGCCGGGCCACCATCACCGGCTCGCTGGTGCTGGCCGCGCTGACCCAGCTGGCGCTCACCCTGACCCTGTCGCTGCCCGCGCTGCTGCTGTCCTCGTTCCTGATCATCGGCGCGGGCCAGGTGGTCAAGCTGTGCGTGGACGCGGCCGCGCAGCGCGATATCGGCGATGAGACCCGCGGCCGGGTCTTCGCCCTCTACGACACCCTGTTCAACGTCAGCATGGTGGTCTCGGCGGGCACCGTTGCCTTGCTGGTGCCCGCCGACGGCCACTCCACCGGCGTGATGCTCGGCGTCGTCGTGGTCTACCTGATCGGGACGCTCTGCTACCTGCTGGTCGAACGCCGTGGTCAGGCGCAGGCCAGCCGGACCGAGGCCACCGGCCGCGAGTCGGGCTGA
- a CDS encoding DUF6049 family protein, with translation MKRLFTVAAVAACTVLTLPLPGWAETYDVRAQPASTSPSPAPPATLELDTLQPRVVTADGDNKVVAVGKLTNTGDRKLSDLIVRLQAGAPLTSEDKINDALAGEVATDRAEPKFTNVGDLEPGQSVQVRAEVALATLQITTPGVYPVLFNINGTPDFGKRARIASRGFLLPVTGVPGGASLPPAPNAPATTVLWPIVDQPVRLPTSDGSTVLTNDDLARSLTTGGRLSELVSAVEQTAPSGSALASSLCLVIDPDLVQTVAAMADTAGGVYRIRSGRTTVEGTGSTAAQKWLERLKGIARGRCVLALPFADADLVALSKAGLTDLQEQAVTRSKSVGELLQVQTVSEMVWPLGGVLDERTLADLGRRNLLLEQRGLQDGRTVTAPVKLAAPAGSLTAGSTAVPIDPLVLNALGGGRAPTSGSATYGALDLQNGMGALLYRATALGKTGGSLVVAPPRRWKAPVGELTAFLQSMQQLLGGRLVTPRGLTEQAAAAAGGRTAGLTYPVEATGAEISPTATGELRAMRDRSRDLLAAMTSDGVKGTAPAALIDPLDLGMIRAASGAWRGNSSAGGAAGSLVGDQLANLVSQVRIVTPPGPYYLASSDSPLPLTISNKLPVVIKVRVTFSSTQGLRTSDVNDLTIGANSNLPIRVPTEITRGGQFSVDALLQTINGSPLGPGGDANRITLISTAYGTITLGITVTAGAALVLLVARRLYRRLRSGKQEHTA, from the coding sequence GTGAAGAGGCTGTTCACGGTCGCGGCGGTAGCCGCGTGCACCGTGCTGACCCTGCCCCTGCCCGGGTGGGCGGAAACCTATGACGTGCGGGCCCAGCCCGCCTCGACCAGCCCGTCGCCGGCCCCGCCCGCGACGCTGGAGCTGGACACCTTGCAACCGAGGGTGGTCACCGCCGATGGCGACAACAAGGTCGTCGCGGTCGGCAAACTGACCAACACCGGGGACCGCAAGCTCAGCGACCTGATCGTCCGGTTGCAGGCCGGCGCGCCGCTGACCAGCGAGGACAAGATCAACGACGCGCTGGCGGGGGAGGTGGCCACCGACCGGGCCGAACCCAAGTTCACCAACGTGGGCGACCTGGAGCCGGGGCAGAGCGTGCAGGTCAGGGCCGAGGTCGCACTGGCCACCCTGCAGATCACCACCCCCGGCGTCTACCCGGTGCTGTTCAACATCAACGGCACCCCGGACTTCGGCAAGCGGGCCCGGATCGCCTCCCGCGGCTTCCTGCTGCCGGTCACCGGCGTGCCCGGCGGCGCCTCGCTGCCACCGGCGCCCAACGCGCCCGCGACCACCGTGCTCTGGCCGATCGTCGACCAGCCGGTGCGCCTGCCCACCAGCGACGGCAGCACCGTGCTGACCAACGACGACCTGGCCCGCTCGCTGACCACCGGCGGCAGGCTGTCCGAACTGGTCTCCGCGGTGGAGCAGACCGCGCCGTCGGGCTCGGCGCTGGCCAGCTCGCTCTGCCTGGTGATCGACCCCGACCTGGTGCAGACGGTGGCCGCGATGGCCGACACCGCGGGCGGCGTCTACCGCATCCGCAGCGGCCGGACCACCGTGGAGGGCACCGGCTCGACCGCGGCGCAGAAGTGGCTGGAGCGGCTCAAGGGCATCGCCCGCGGCCGCTGCGTGCTCGCGCTGCCCTTCGCCGACGCCGACCTGGTCGCGCTGTCCAAGGCCGGGCTCACCGACCTGCAGGAACAGGCGGTGACCCGGAGCAAGTCGGTCGGCGAGCTGCTCCAGGTGCAGACCGTCAGCGAGATGGTGTGGCCGCTGGGCGGGGTGCTGGACGAGCGCACCCTGGCCGACCTCGGCCGGCGCAACCTGCTGCTGGAACAGCGCGGGCTGCAGGACGGCCGCACGGTGACCGCCCCGGTCAAACTCGCCGCCCCGGCCGGCTCGCTGACCGCCGGCTCCACCGCGGTGCCGATCGACCCGCTGGTGCTCAACGCCCTCGGCGGCGGCCGCGCGCCCACTTCCGGCTCAGCCACCTACGGCGCGCTGGACCTGCAGAACGGCATGGGCGCGCTGCTGTACCGGGCCACCGCGCTGGGCAAGACCGGCGGTTCGCTGGTGGTCGCCCCGCCGCGGCGGTGGAAGGCCCCGGTCGGCGAGCTGACCGCGTTCCTGCAGTCCATGCAGCAGCTGCTCGGCGGCAGGCTGGTCACCCCGCGTGGGCTGACCGAGCAGGCCGCCGCCGCGGCAGGCGGGCGCACCGCGGGCCTGACCTACCCGGTGGAGGCCACCGGCGCGGAGATCTCCCCGACCGCCACCGGCGAACTGCGTGCGATGCGCGACCGGTCAAGGGACCTGCTCGCGGCGATGACCAGCGACGGCGTCAAGGGCACCGCCCCGGCCGCGCTGATCGACCCGCTGGACCTGGGCATGATCCGGGCGGCCTCCGGCGCCTGGCGCGGCAACAGCTCCGCTGGCGGCGCGGCAGGCTCGCTGGTCGGCGACCAGCTGGCGAACCTGGTCTCCCAGGTGCGGATAGTCACCCCACCCGGCCCGTACTACCTGGCCTCCTCGGACAGCCCGTTGCCGCTGACCATCAGCAACAAGCTGCCGGTGGTGATCAAGGTGCGGGTGACCTTCAGCAGCACCCAGGGCCTGCGCACCAGCGATGTCAACGACCTGACCATCGGCGCGAACAGCAACCTGCCGATCCGGGTGCCCACCGAGATCACCCGTGGTGGCCAGTTCAGCGTGGACGCCCTGCTGCAGACGATCAACGGCAGCCCGCTGGGCCCAGGCGGGGACGCCAACCGGATCACCCTCATCTCCACCGCGTACGGCACGATCACCCTCGGCATCACGGTCACCGCGGGCGCGGCCCTGGTGCTGCTGGTGGCCCGCAGGCTGTACCGGCGCCTGCGCTCGGGCAAACAGGAGCACACCGCGTGA
- a CDS encoding CCA tRNA nucleotidyltransferase: protein MSSTSVPAQPNQVDPARGAQQNAVVELMRIAPVADELAQRFAAAGHRLYLVGGSVRDALLGRPLTDLDFTTDARPEQVRTLLTGWAEAIWDTGIAFGTLGAVKRGATVEITTFRADSYDRVGRNPEVVFGETIEADLVRRDFTVNAMAVQLPAKTFVDPHDGAAALVARVLDTPATPEESFADDPLRMLRACRFVAQLGFEVAPRVLTAMREMAGEIQRITAERVQAELSKLLCGAQPRRGLELLVDTGLAEYVLPEVPAMRLAIDEHHQHKDVYHHSLVVLDQAIALEEPDNSPDLVLRLAALLHDVGKPDTRRFEPGGGVSFHHHEVVGAKMARKRLRALKYSKEITEAVAQLVYLHLRFHGYGKGEWTDSAVRRYVTDAGPMLSRLHKLVRADCTTRNKRKAAALQRTYDDLEVRIDRIAAEEDLRRVRPDLDGNAIMELLGLPPGPLVGKAWTFLKELRLDRGPLAPEEAEVELLAWAKEQGLQPPDRG from the coding sequence GTGTCCAGCACCTCTGTACCGGCCCAGCCGAACCAGGTCGACCCCGCTCGCGGCGCGCAGCAGAATGCGGTCGTGGAACTGATGCGGATCGCCCCGGTCGCCGACGAACTCGCCCAGCGGTTCGCCGCCGCGGGTCACCGGCTGTACCTGGTCGGCGGCAGTGTCCGGGACGCGCTGCTGGGACGGCCGCTGACCGACCTGGACTTCACCACCGACGCGCGGCCGGAGCAGGTGCGCACGCTGCTGACCGGGTGGGCGGAGGCGATCTGGGACACCGGCATCGCCTTCGGCACCCTGGGCGCGGTCAAGCGCGGGGCCACGGTGGAGATCACCACCTTCCGCGCGGACAGCTACGACCGGGTCGGGCGCAACCCAGAGGTGGTCTTCGGCGAGACCATCGAGGCCGACCTGGTGCGCAGGGACTTCACCGTGAACGCGATGGCGGTCCAGCTGCCCGCGAAGACCTTCGTCGACCCGCACGACGGGGCCGCCGCGCTGGTTGCGCGGGTGCTGGACACCCCGGCCACGCCGGAGGAGTCCTTCGCCGACGACCCGCTGCGGATGCTGCGGGCCTGCCGGTTCGTCGCCCAGCTCGGTTTCGAGGTGGCGCCGCGGGTGCTGACCGCGATGCGCGAGATGGCAGGCGAGATCCAGCGGATCACCGCCGAGCGGGTGCAGGCCGAGCTGTCCAAGCTGCTCTGCGGGGCGCAGCCGCGGCGCGGGCTGGAGCTGCTGGTGGACACCGGGCTGGCCGAGTACGTGCTGCCAGAGGTGCCCGCGATGCGGCTGGCCATCGACGAGCACCACCAGCACAAGGACGTCTACCACCACTCGCTGGTGGTGCTGGACCAGGCGATCGCGCTGGAGGAGCCGGACAACTCGCCGGACCTGGTGCTGCGGCTGGCCGCGCTGCTGCACGACGTTGGCAAGCCGGACACCCGGCGGTTCGAGCCCGGCGGCGGGGTCAGCTTCCACCACCACGAGGTGGTCGGCGCGAAGATGGCGCGCAAGCGGCTGCGTGCGCTGAAATATTCCAAGGAGATCACCGAGGCGGTGGCCCAGCTCGTCTACCTGCACCTGCGCTTCCACGGGTACGGCAAGGGCGAGTGGACCGACTCCGCGGTGCGCCGCTACGTCACCGACGCGGGCCCGATGCTGAGCAGGCTGCACAAGCTGGTGCGCGCGGACTGCACCACCCGCAACAAGCGCAAGGCGGCCGCGCTGCAGCGCACCTACGACGACCTGGAAGTCCGGATCGACCGGATCGCGGCCGAGGAGGACCTGCGCCGGGTGCGGCCGGACCTGGACGGCAACGCGATCATGGAGCTGCTCGGGCTGCCGCCGGGTCCGCTGGTGGGCAAGGCGTGGACGTTCCTGAAGGAGCTGCGGCTGGACCGCGGTCCGCTGGCGCCCGAAGAGGCAGAGGTCGAGCTGCTCGCATGGGCAAAGGAACAGGGTTTGCAACCACCTGATCGGGGCTAG
- a CDS encoding esterase-like activity of phytase family protein, translating into MSVRIGAAGVLTGVLVLGLAGPAMAEPAGQRVRLVSEQVLGKITFQGTTVGGLSGIDYDRRTGEWVLICDDRSDRQPVRYYTARQGKDGFELTGTKPLLRPDGSTYPKLSLDTPDPEEIRIDPLSGDLWWTSEGDRLPPVLIDPAIRRAHRDGSFAGELPLPANLRMSAGEQGPRRNEVLEGLAFAAGGHLVVSTVEGPLIQDGLSPTPAAGALGRISVQNRAGRLLSQYAYPMEKVFAEPVPAGAFANNGVVAILPVEEHDPHRYLVMERSFVTGVGNKVRIYEINTAGATDVRKIDSLAGAKFRPVRKKLLADLGTLGLSTVDNVEGMTWGPRLRSGERSLVLVSDDNFSATQVSQLITLAVR; encoded by the coding sequence ATGTCTGTACGTATCGGCGCCGCCGGTGTGCTCACCGGTGTTCTCGTGCTCGGCCTCGCCGGCCCCGCCATGGCGGAACCCGCAGGTCAGCGCGTTCGACTTGTCTCCGAGCAGGTGCTCGGGAAGATCACTTTCCAGGGCACGACGGTCGGTGGCCTCTCCGGCATCGACTACGACCGGCGCACCGGGGAATGGGTGCTGATCTGCGATGACCGCTCCGACCGGCAGCCGGTCCGCTACTACACCGCGCGCCAGGGCAAGGACGGGTTCGAGCTGACCGGCACCAAGCCACTGCTCCGTCCGGACGGCAGCACCTACCCGAAGCTGTCCCTGGACACCCCCGACCCGGAGGAGATCCGGATCGATCCGCTCTCCGGCGACCTGTGGTGGACCAGCGAGGGCGACCGGCTGCCGCCGGTGCTCATCGACCCGGCCATCCGCCGGGCGCACCGGGACGGCTCCTTCGCCGGTGAGCTGCCGCTGCCCGCCAACCTGCGGATGTCCGCGGGCGAGCAGGGCCCTCGGCGCAACGAGGTGCTGGAGGGGCTGGCCTTCGCCGCGGGCGGTCACCTGGTCGTCTCCACCGTGGAGGGGCCGCTGATCCAGGACGGGCTCTCCCCCACCCCGGCCGCCGGCGCGCTGGGCCGGATCTCGGTGCAGAACCGGGCCGGGCGGCTGCTCTCCCAGTACGCCTATCCGATGGAGAAGGTCTTCGCCGAGCCGGTGCCTGCCGGGGCCTTCGCCAACAACGGCGTGGTGGCGATCCTGCCGGTGGAGGAGCACGACCCGCACCGGTACCTGGTGATGGAGCGCTCCTTCGTCACCGGGGTCGGCAACAAGGTGCGGATCTATGAGATCAACACCGCCGGGGCCACCGACGTGCGGAAGATCGACTCGTTGGCCGGGGCGAAGTTCCGCCCGGTGCGCAAGAAGCTCCTCGCCGACCTCGGCACCCTCGGTCTGTCCACTGTGGACAACGTGGAGGGTATGACCTGGGGTCCGCGGCTGCGCTCAGGCGAACGCAGCCTGGTGCTGGTCAGCGATGACAACTTCTCCGCGACGCAGGTCAGCCAGCTGATCACGCTCGCGGTGCGCTAA
- a CDS encoding SdpI family protein, which produces MQQLAVIAIVPRISVTFLLVIAGVALAVVGLRGMRGSLARNAYVGVRTARSMRSDEAFALANRVAGLPTLVSGVLLALTGLVTAPLTEAGLYMTLLILGGLGAVLITAAGGMLGHRAADALPDPEPAAKGCGGCCGGICSKLGAASSS; this is translated from the coding sequence GTGCAGCAGCTCGCAGTCATCGCCATCGTGCCGCGAATCAGCGTGACCTTCCTGCTCGTCATCGCCGGGGTGGCGCTGGCCGTGGTCGGGCTGCGCGGCATGCGCGGCTCCCTGGCCCGCAACGCCTACGTTGGTGTGCGCACCGCCCGCTCGATGCGCAGCGACGAGGCATTCGCGCTGGCCAACCGGGTGGCCGGGCTGCCGACCCTGGTCTCCGGCGTGCTGCTGGCGCTGACCGGCCTGGTCACCGCGCCGCTGACCGAGGCCGGGCTGTACATGACCCTGCTCATCCTGGGCGGCCTGGGCGCGGTGCTGATCACCGCGGCAGGCGGCATGCTCGGGCACCGCGCGGCCGACGCCCTGCCCGACCCGGAGCCAGCGGCCAAGGGCTGCGGTGGCTGCTGCGGCGGGATCTGCTCGAAGCTGGGCGCGGCTAGTTCCTCTTGA
- a CDS encoding NUDIX hydrolase, whose translation MPPSSSGSAGGAAPGRRTRRQRGKRLRTVDEVSAGGLVVDAAREHAALIGRLDRKGRLLWSLPKGHIEQGETAEEAAVREVAEETGIRGRVLAVLGAIDYWFVAEDRRVHKTVHHFLLEAVGGELSDEDVEVTEVAWVPLGELDGLLAYVDERRLVRKAVERVRAPSETSEPA comes from the coding sequence ATGCCCCCGTCGTCCTCCGGCAGCGCTGGTGGCGCCGCACCGGGCAGACGGACCAGGCGCCAGCGGGGAAAACGGCTGCGTACGGTGGACGAGGTGTCCGCTGGCGGGCTGGTAGTGGATGCCGCGCGCGAACACGCTGCGCTCATTGGCAGACTTGATCGAAAAGGACGGCTGTTGTGGTCGCTGCCCAAGGGCCACATCGAGCAGGGTGAGACCGCCGAAGAAGCGGCCGTCCGCGAGGTCGCCGAGGAGACCGGCATCCGTGGCCGGGTGCTGGCCGTACTCGGGGCGATCGACTACTGGTTCGTCGCCGAGGACCGGCGAGTACACAAGACCGTGCACCACTTCCTGCTGGAGGCGGTGGGCGGAGAGCTTTCCGACGAGGACGTGGAGGTCACCGAAGTGGCGTGGGTGCCGCTGGGTGAACTGGATGGGCTGCTGGCCTACGTGGATGAACGCCGCCTGGTGCGCAAGGCGGTCGAACGCGTGCGCGCGCCCAGTGAGACTTCGGAGCCGGCGTGA
- a CDS encoding PASTA domain-containing protein: MAVPNVVGMVHQQAQDTMQAAGLRNLAEEDATGRGRLLLNDRNWKVVSQEPAAGTVVALDTRILLKSKKDGDR, from the coding sequence GTGGCGGTGCCGAACGTGGTCGGCATGGTGCACCAGCAGGCGCAGGACACCATGCAAGCCGCTGGCCTGCGCAATCTCGCTGAGGAAGACGCCACCGGGCGTGGCAGGCTGCTGCTCAACGACCGGAACTGGAAGGTCGTGAGTCAGGAACCGGCCGCGGGCACGGTGGTGGCGCTGGACACGAGGATCCTGTTGAAGTCCAAGAAGGACGGTGACAGATAA
- a CDS encoding YqgE/AlgH family protein gives MCVVSSDAEVEPGSLLVATPGLLDPNFRRTVVYIIDHRDEGTLGVVLNRPSEVAVQDVLPGWAAHASRPPAVFVGGPVEQKTALCLANLKAGEDIDAMDGVIGVRGPVALVDLDSDPDELAPRMRGLRVFAGYSGWSEGQLEDEIERGDWLVVPALPDDVLTPPRVDLWGRVLRRQGMPLSLLATHPVDIKRN, from the coding sequence ATGTGCGTCGTGTCTTCCGACGCCGAAGTCGAGCCGGGGTCCCTGCTCGTGGCCACCCCAGGGCTGCTCGACCCCAACTTCCGTCGCACAGTGGTCTACATCATCGACCACCGCGACGAGGGCACGCTCGGCGTCGTGCTGAACCGGCCGAGCGAGGTGGCCGTCCAGGACGTGTTACCCGGCTGGGCCGCGCACGCCAGCCGCCCGCCCGCGGTCTTCGTCGGCGGTCCGGTGGAGCAGAAGACCGCGCTGTGCCTGGCCAATCTCAAGGCGGGCGAGGACATCGACGCCATGGACGGGGTGATCGGCGTCCGCGGCCCGGTGGCACTGGTCGACCTGGACTCCGACCCGGACGAGCTGGCGCCGCGGATGCGCGGGCTGCGCGTCTTCGCCGGGTACTCCGGCTGGAGCGAGGGGCAGCTGGAGGACGAGATCGAGCGCGGGGACTGGCTGGTGGTGCCCGCGCTGCCCGACGACGTGCTCACCCCGCCGAGGGTGGACCTGTGGGGCCGGGTGCTGCGCCGTCAGGGCATGCCGTTGTCGCTGCTGGCCACGCACCCGGTGGACATCAAGAGGAACTAG